The segment CCAGGACGTGATGCGGGCGGACTGGGACTTCGTGAAGCGCCTCTACGAGGTGGCCATCGAGGCCGGGGCCACCACCATCAACATCCCCGATACCACGGGCTACGGCACCCCCGGGGAGTATGGGGCCTTGATCCGGCGCATCCGGGATGAGGTGGTGCGGGGTAGGGATGTGATCATCTCCACCCACACCCACGACGACCTGGGCCTGGCCACCGCCAACGCCCTGGCGGGCATCGAGAACGGGGCGGGGCAGGTGGAGTGCACCATCAATGGCATCGGGGAGCGGGCGGGCAACACCTCCTTGGAGGAAGTGGTCATGGCCCTTTACGTGCGCCGGGACTGGTACAAGGCCAAAACCCAGATCAACACCCGGGAGATCTACCGGGTTTCCCGCCTGGTGGAGCGCTACACCGGGATGCCCGTGCCCCCCAACAAGGCCATCGTGGGGGATAACGCCTTTGCCCACGAGTCGGGGATCCACCAGGATGGCGTCCTGAAGCACCGCTCCACCTACGAGATCATGGACGCCGAGCTCATCGGCAGGCGCCCTGCCGTGATCGTGCTGGGCAAGCACTCCGGGCGGGCGGCCTTCAAGAAGGCCCTCGAGGACCTGGGCTATAAGGACCTCACGGAAGAGCAGCTTAAGGTGCTCTTCTCCCGCTTCAAGGAGATCGCCGAGAAGAAGGGACCTTTGTCCGCCGAGGAGCTTCAGGCCCTGGTGGAAAGCGAACGGGAGCCCGCTTCCCAGTTCTTCGCCCTGGAGCACGTGCAGTTCTTCTCGGGCTCGGGACTTCTGCCCACGGCCACGGTGAAGGTGAGGACCCCGGATGGGGAAAGGGTGGCCACGCACACCGGGGATGGGCCGGTGGATGCCGTGTACAAGGCCATTCAGGACGCCATTGGCCTCAGGCCCGAGCTGGAGCTCTACCGGGTGGAGGCCATCACGGGTTCCACCGAGGCCCTGGGCCAGGTGACGGTGAGGCTCCGCCTGGGGGAGCTCCAGGCGGTGGGGGTGGGGGTATCCCCCGACATCATTGAGGCCTCGGCCCTGGCCTTCCTGGACGCCGCCGGCAAGCTGGCGAGCGGCCGTGCCACCCGCCATCCACCCTCCATCGAGGAGGTCCAGCGGGGAGTCTAGTCCCACCCCACCCTGGTCACCCCAGGGTGGGGGTTCCAGGAAGGGGAGTTTGGCTTAGCGAGGAAGGGCATAAGGCTGCCCAAGGGGATGAAGAGATGGTGGAGATCCTAGACACCACCCTCAGGGACGGGACACAGGGGGAAGGCATCAGCCTTTCCGTGGACGATAAGGTGGCCATCGCCAAACGCCTGGCGGCCTTCGGCGTACACCTCATCGAGGGAGGTTGGCCGGGGTCCAATCCCAAGGACGCCGAGTTTTTCCAGCGCATGAAGGGGGTGGACCTGGGGGAGGCCAAGCTTTCCGCCTTCGGGGCCACCCGTAGGAAGGGGCTTTTGCCGGAGGAGGACCCTTCGGTTCTGGCCCTGTTGGAGGCGGAAACCCCGGTGGTGGTCCTCTTCGGCAAGAGCTGGACCCTGCATGTCCTCGAGGCTCTGGAAACCACTTTGGAGGAAAACCTCCGCATGATCCAGGACACCGTGGCCTTCTTCGTCCGGCGGGGGAAGCGGGTGGTCTACGACGCCGAGCACTTCTTTGACGGGTACAAGGAGGACCCCGGCTACGCCCTGGCCACCCTGGAGGCGGCGGCCGAAGGGGGAGCGGACACCCTGGTCCTTTGCGACACCAACGGGGGCACCCTGCCCGAGGAGGTCTACGCCATCACCAAGGCGGTGGTGGAGCGCTTTCCCCACC is part of the Thermus caldilimi genome and harbors:
- a CDS encoding 2-isopropylmalate synthase — translated: MERHIRIFDTTLRDGEQSPGVALSLDQKLEIAHALARLNVDIIEAGFPVSGPLEFEAVRRIAEEVRGPIIAALARTHTLDIDQAAKALEKAEKPRIHVFTSASKIHLEYMLKKTEEEVLEMADKMVRYARRYVDDVEFSAQDVMRADWDFVKRLYEVAIEAGATTINIPDTTGYGTPGEYGALIRRIRDEVVRGRDVIISTHTHDDLGLATANALAGIENGAGQVECTINGIGERAGNTSLEEVVMALYVRRDWYKAKTQINTREIYRVSRLVERYTGMPVPPNKAIVGDNAFAHESGIHQDGVLKHRSTYEIMDAELIGRRPAVIVLGKHSGRAAFKKALEDLGYKDLTEEQLKVLFSRFKEIAEKKGPLSAEELQALVESEREPASQFFALEHVQFFSGSGLLPTATVKVRTPDGERVATHTGDGPVDAVYKAIQDAIGLRPELELYRVEAITGSTEALGQVTVRLRLGELQAVGVGVSPDIIEASALAFLDAAGKLASGRATRHPPSIEEVQRGV